Proteins from a single region of Mytilus trossulus isolate FHL-02 chromosome 2, PNRI_Mtr1.1.1.hap1, whole genome shotgun sequence:
- the LOC134705550 gene encoding uncharacterized protein LOC134705550 — translation MITLQSSPGRTRPVSAGQISIDDWIGNEWQEHRYKQLQDNDISLLSKAIHPECFNSVAIHFNLNQMDVEEIQTGQQTDLCCQMLYKWKIKNGEEATLGKLIQNLFSSWISENKSVEKEELKSAISQVVSNEEAAS, via the exons ATGATAACACTTCAGAGTAGTCCTGGGAGAACACGACCAGTGTCTGCAGGGCAAATTTCTATTG ATGATTGGATTGGAAATGAATGGCAGGAACACCGATATAAACAGTTACAAGACAACGATATTTCACTTCTGAGTAAAGCTATTCATCCAGAATGTTTCAACAGTGTAGCAATCCATTTCAACTTGAATCAGATGGATGTTGAGGAGATACAGACAGGACAACAAACAGACTTGTGCTGTCAAATGCTGTATAAATGGAAAATTAAGAATGGTGAGGAAGCAACTCTAGggaaattaattcaaaatttgttctCATCCtggatttctgaaaataaaagtgTTGAAAAGGAAGAATTGAAATCTGCCATTTCACAAGTGGTCAGTAATGAGGAGGCAGCTTCTTAA